The DNA window CCGACCAACCACCTCGACGCGGAGTCGGTGCTATGGCTGGAAGAACACCTGCGGCAGTACACCGGTACCGTTATCGCCGTAACCCACGACCGCTACTTCCTCGATAACGTGGCGGGCTGGATTCTCGAACTCGACCGGGGCGAAGGTATCCCCTGGAAGGGTAACTATTCGTCGTGGCTCGACCAGAAACAGCAGCGGCTGGCGAAAGAGGAAAAGACTGAATCGAAGCGGCAGAAGACCCTGCAACGCGAACTGGAGTGGGTACGCATGGCCCCGAAAGCGCGTCAGGCTAAGTCGAAAGCCCGCCTGGGAGCCTACGAAAAACTGCTGAGCGAAGACGCCAAACAGCGCGACGAGAAGTTAGAAATCTTTATTCCGGCCGGTCCGCGACTGGGTGCTAAAGTAATTGAAGCCGACGACGTGGCGAAAGCCTATGGCGACCGGCTGCTGTTCGAGCACCTCGGTTTCCGGCTGCCGCAGGGCGGTATCGTGGGCGTAATCGGGCCGAACGGTGCGGGTAAAACCACACTATTCAAGCTTATCACCGGCCGCGATAAACCTGATGCGGGTAGCTTCGCCGTGGGCGATACCGTTCAGGTTGCTTACGTCGATCAGGAACACGACGGGCTTGACCCTAACAAATCGGTGTACGAGACGATTTCGGGCGGCAACGAATGGATCATGATGGGCGGCAAGCAGTCGAACGCGCGGGCGTATGTGAGCCGGTTCAACTTCGCCGGGGCCGATCAGGAAAAGAAAATCGGCACGCTGTCGGGCGGTGAGCGCAACCGGGTTCACCTTGCGATGACGTTGAAAGAAGGGGCCAACCTGCTGCTGCTCGATGAGCCGACCAACGATCTGGACGTGAACACGCTGCGGGCGCTGGAAGAGGGACTGGAGAACTTCGCTGGTTGCGCCGTCGTCATCAGCCACGACCGCTGGTTCCTCGACCGTATCGCCACCCACATTCTGGCGTTCGAGGGAGATTCGCAGGTGTACTGGTTTGAAGGTAATTTCTCTGAATACGAAGAAAACCGGCGCAAACGGCTCGGCACCGATGCCACCCCCACCCGGATCAAGTACAAGAAGCTGGTTTAACAGCTAGTCAGGTAATTGACGTATTGTTGTTGAAGCTATTTAGGGCTTTTATCATCGCACTGACTTTGTCATTCCGAGCCTGCGAGGAATCTTCCGTAAATGACGGGGACATTCGCGCCAAAGGGAGATTCCTCGCAGGCTCGGAATGGCAAAATGATTTACAAACGACCTTTCAGACAGGTTTATCGATTGAATTGTCTGTTCAAAATCTGGTTATGCATTACGGGTATTTCAACGGCACCATTGCCCCAACTGATCAATTAGCTGTAGGTGTGACCGATCTTAGCTTGTTACGCGGCTACGGCCTGTTCGATTACTTTCTAACCTACAACGGTCGGCCGTTTCAATGGGATTGGTACTGGGAACGCTTTCAGAACTCAGCCATGCGAATGCACCTGCCGCTGCCGCTCGGCAAGGCCGAAACCTACGCCGTTGTGATGAAGCTAATCGAGCAGGGCGGAGGTAGCGACGTTGGCGTACGCTTCATCCTGACCGGTGGCTATTCTGCCGACAGTATCAGCATCGAGAAGCCAAACCTGCTAATCCTGACCGAACCGATCCACGCGACGTCAGCTAGTCAGTATGAGCAGGGTATCAAGGTTATTCTGGATGAGTACGTCCGGGAAATGGCCGAGGTAAAGAGCACCGACTACAAACGAGTGATTCTGCTGGCGCAGGCGATTCGGGCAGCGGGTGCGTCGGATGTGTTGTATCAGAAAGGGGGCGAAATCAGTGAACTGAGCCGGAGTAATTTCTTTCTGGTAAAAGGCAGTCAACTAATTACGCCGAGCCGGAATATCCTGCATGGGATCACTCGGCGACTGGTGATGCAACTGGCGCAGAGCGATTTCGAAGTCATCGAACGGCCGGTGCTCCTGTCTGATCTATACGATGCAGAGGAAGCGTTTACGACTAGTTCGACCAAGAAAGTACTACCCATCACGCAGGTTGGTGATTTGACTATCGGCGATGGTAAAGTCGGGCCGAAAGCGAAGTTCCTGCTTGAACAGGTTGATGAATTGATTTCGAATTGGTGATCGTGTAGACGGAAGAAGTGGATCGAATTTTTTGTCATCCCGACGCCAGGAGGGATCTTCGGTTATAGCTAACTGGATCGCCAACTACCGAAGATCCCTCCTGACGTCGGGATGACAAAAATCTGATCGTTCATGAACTGAAAATCATCACCACTAATCCTTATAAATCATCACCTCGCTGCTACCGTCGGCTTTGATATAGCCGCGATACATACCGGCGGAGTTGAACGGCATCGCGAAATTTCCCTTCCGGTCGAGGGCAATAACGCCCCCTTCGCCCCCACGTTCGACCAGTTTCTTCATCACCACTTCGTCGGCCGCCTGCTGCACCGATAAGCCTTTGTATTCCATTAACGCCGAAATGTCGTAACCGACCACCGAACGGATAAAGTATTCGCCGTGGCCCGTTGCCGATACGGCGCAGGTCGCGTTGTTGGCGTAGGTGCCCGCGCCGATGATCGGGGCATCCCCTACCCGGCCGTAGCGTTTGTTGGTCATACCCCCCGTCGATGTGCCAGCCGCCAGATTGCCCGCCTGATCGAGCGCGACGCAGCCAACGGTACCGAACTTCTTGCCCTCGGTGAAAATCTGCTCGTCCAGCCGCGAACCGGTTTTGCGGGTCGTGTCGGGCTTGGCGGTGGCTTTAGTCGGTTTTTCGGAGTGGTCCAGTTCGACCTTTTCTTCTTTCAGCGCCTTCTGCAACCCCTGCCAGCGGGCTTCGGTGTAGAAGTACGACGGATCGACAATCGTCATGCCCTGTGCTTTGGCGAATGCTTCCGCGCCGGGGCCAATCATCATCACATGTTCCGACTTGTCCATCACCCGCCGTGCCGTGCTAATCGGGTTGCGAATGGTCGTCACCCCCGCTATCGAACCGGCTTTCAGCGTTTTACCATCCATCACGGCCGCGTCCATTTCGTTCTTTCCGTCGTGGGTAAACACCGCTCCTTTGCCCGCATTGAACAAAGGCGAGTCTTCCATAACGTGAATCGTGGCTTCGACGGCGTCCATGCTACTGCCGCCTTTCTTCAGGACAGCGTAACCCGTTTGCAGGGCCTGATTCAGCACCGCCCGGTACGCTTTCTCTTTCTCCGGCGTCATGTTCTGCCGGGTGATCGTGCCGGCCCCGCCGTGAATCACCAGCGTAATCGGGCCGTGGTCCTGTGCCTGCGTCATAAGGGCTGCACCGCTGAGCAATGTCGTGAAAAGTATCGTTTTCATCAGGTATAGTTTGTTAGGAAGTCCAGGTGTTCTGCGCCCGCATCACCTGCTCGATAACGTCGCGTACGGCACCGTCGCCAC is part of the Spirosoma rhododendri genome and encodes:
- the ettA gene encoding energy-dependent translational throttle protein EttA; the protein is MSQETIIFSMAGVSKTIPPNRQILKNIYLSFFYGAKIGVLGLNGSGKSTLLRIIAGIDKSYTGEVVFSPGYSVGMLEQEPQFTAGKTVREVVEEGVQEVVALLKEFDEINEAFGDPDADFDKLLARQGEVQEKLDHHNAWELDQKLERAMDALRCPPADALIDNLSGGEKRRVALCRLLLQQPDVLLLDEPTNHLDAESVLWLEEHLRQYTGTVIAVTHDRYFLDNVAGWILELDRGEGIPWKGNYSSWLDQKQQRLAKEEKTESKRQKTLQRELEWVRMAPKARQAKSKARLGAYEKLLSEDAKQRDEKLEIFIPAGPRLGAKVIEADDVAKAYGDRLLFEHLGFRLPQGGIVGVIGPNGAGKTTLFKLITGRDKPDAGSFAVGDTVQVAYVDQEHDGLDPNKSVYETISGGNEWIMMGGKQSNARAYVSRFNFAGADQEKKIGTLSGGERNRVHLAMTLKEGANLLLLDEPTNDLDVNTLRALEEGLENFAGCAVVISHDRWFLDRIATHILAFEGDSQVYWFEGNFSEYEENRRKRLGTDATPTRIKYKKLV
- a CDS encoding aminotransferase class IV; translated protein: MHYGYFNGTIAPTDQLAVGVTDLSLLRGYGLFDYFLTYNGRPFQWDWYWERFQNSAMRMHLPLPLGKAETYAVVMKLIEQGGGSDVGVRFILTGGYSADSISIEKPNLLILTEPIHATSASQYEQGIKVILDEYVREMAEVKSTDYKRVILLAQAIRAAGASDVLYQKGGEISELSRSNFFLVKGSQLITPSRNILHGITRRLVMQLAQSDFEVIERPVLLSDLYDAEEAFTTSSTKKVLPITQVGDLTIGDGKVGPKAKFLLEQVDELISNW
- a CDS encoding isoaspartyl peptidase/L-asparaginase family protein, which gives rise to MKTILFTTLLSGAALMTQAQDHGPITLVIHGGAGTITRQNMTPEKEKAYRAVLNQALQTGYAVLKKGGSSMDAVEATIHVMEDSPLFNAGKGAVFTHDGKNEMDAAVMDGKTLKAGSIAGVTTIRNPISTARRVMDKSEHVMMIGPGAEAFAKAQGMTIVDPSYFYTEARWQGLQKALKEEKVELDHSEKPTKATAKPDTTRKTGSRLDEQIFTEGKKFGTVGCVALDQAGNLAAGTSTGGMTNKRYGRVGDAPIIGAGTYANNATCAVSATGHGEYFIRSVVGYDISALMEYKGLSVQQAADEVVMKKLVERGGEGGVIALDRKGNFAMPFNSAGMYRGYIKADGSSEVMIYKD